A genome region from Sphaeramia orbicularis chromosome 19, fSphaOr1.1, whole genome shotgun sequence includes the following:
- the LOC115410590 gene encoding pleckstrin homology domain-containing family A member 1-like isoform X1 produces MPYVDRQNRICGFLDIEENESSGRFLRRYFILDAQQGSLLWFMDNPQNLPKGAENVGSLNLTYISKVSDATKLRPKAEFCFVINAGMRKFYLQANDQQDLVEWISVLNNATKITVPKADEAPPTTEALQDTLGAVKQVSYRTEIIGGVPIITTTQEQGEGPEGAERGSLRRPHTQMPYFLSRGVQDQAFIKAGFCVKQGAVMKNWKRRYFILDENAISYFKSDLERDPLRVIPLKEIHKVQECKQSDLMMRDNLFEMVTSSRTFYVQADSPEDMHSWIKAVSGAIVAQRGPGRSANTECSDSSPSPTSCSTFHYSVDDDLLYPPPADPQPHPGPPPGPGWRPGPVAVETERRPGIGPDASTDGAVPPVTAGDTVQVTPLYDRSPWKPRSKVQRPGDLVDTDMQMTLI; encoded by the exons ATGCCATACGTGGACCGACAGAATCGCATCTGCGGCTTCCTGGACATCGAGGAGAACGAGAGCAGCGGCAGGTTTCTACGGCGATACTTCATCCTGGACGCGCAGCAGGGCAGCCTGCTGTGGTTCATGGACAACCCGCAG aatcTGCCCAAAGGAGCTGAGAACGTTGGCTCTCTGAACCTCACCTACATCTCCAAG GTCAGCGATGCCACTAAGCTCCGCCCCAAGGCGGAGTTCTGCTTCG TGATAAACGCAGGAATGAGGAAGTTCTACCTGCAGGCAAACGACCAGCAGGACCTGGTGGAGTGGATCAGTGTCCTGAACAACGCAACAAAGATCACa GTTCCTAAGGCGGACGAGGCCCCGCCCACCACCGAGGCGCTCCAGGACACCCTGGGCGCCGTCAAACAGGTCTCCTACAGGACGGAGATCATCGGCGGCGtccccatcatcaccaccacGCAG GAGCAGGGGGAGGGGCCAGAGGGGGCGGAGCGTGGCAGTCTGAGGCGGCCTCACACCCAGATGCCCTACTTCCTGTCCAGAGGAGTCCAGGACCAGGCCTTCATCAAAGCCGGCTTCTGCGTCAAACAGGGAGCTGTG ATGAAGAACTGGAAGAGGCGGTACTTCATCCTGGACGAAAACGCCATCAGTTACTTCAAGTCGGACCTG GAGCGTGACCCGCTGAGAGTCATCCCTCTGAAGGAGATCCATAAAGTCCAGGAGTGTAAACAGAG TGACCTGATGATGAGAGACAACCTGTTTGAGATGGTCACCAGCTCCAGAACCTTCTATGTTCAG GCGGACAGTCCAGAGGACATGCACAGCTGGATTAAAGCCGTTTCTGGAGCGATCGTGGCTCAACGCGGCCCCGGGCGCTCGGCCAACACT GAGTGCAGTGACTCCTCCCCTTCCCCAACGTCCTGCTCCACCTTCCACTACTCCGTCGATGATGACCTTCTCTACCCCCCCCCAGCGGACCCTCAGCCTCACCCTGGACCCCCCCCAGGACCGGGATGGCGTCCTGGGCCTGTTGCCGTGGAGACTGAGCGGCGTCCAGGCATCGGTCCTGATGCCTCTACCGACGGCGCGGTGCCGCCTGTCACTGCAGGAGACACCGTCCAAGTGACACCACTGTACGACCGGTCGCCGTGGAAACCACGCAGCAAAGTGCAGCGGCCCGGCGACCTCGTAGACACCGACATGCAGATGACCCTGATCTGA
- the LOC115410590 gene encoding pleckstrin homology domain-containing family A member 1-like isoform X4, whose product MRKFYLQANDQQDLVEWISVLNNATKITVPKADEAPPTTEALQDTLGAVKQVSYRTEIIGGVPIITTTQEQGEGPEGAERGSLRRPHTQMPYFLSRGVQDQAFIKAGFCVKQGAVMKNWKRRYFILDENAISYFKSDLERDPLRVIPLKEIHKVQECKQSDLMMRDNLFEMVTSSRTFYVQADSPEDMHSWIKAVSGAIVAQRGPGRSANTECSDSSPSPTSCSTFHYSVDDDLLYPPPADPQPHPGPPPGPGWRPGPVAVETERRPGIGPDASTDGAVPPVTAGDTVQVTPLYDRSPWKPRSKVQRPGDLVDTDMQMTLI is encoded by the exons ATGAGGAAGTTCTACCTGCAGGCAAACGACCAGCAGGACCTGGTGGAGTGGATCAGTGTCCTGAACAACGCAACAAAGATCACa GTTCCTAAGGCGGACGAGGCCCCGCCCACCACCGAGGCGCTCCAGGACACCCTGGGCGCCGTCAAACAGGTCTCCTACAGGACGGAGATCATCGGCGGCGtccccatcatcaccaccacGCAG GAGCAGGGGGAGGGGCCAGAGGGGGCGGAGCGTGGCAGTCTGAGGCGGCCTCACACCCAGATGCCCTACTTCCTGTCCAGAGGAGTCCAGGACCAGGCCTTCATCAAAGCCGGCTTCTGCGTCAAACAGGGAGCTGTG ATGAAGAACTGGAAGAGGCGGTACTTCATCCTGGACGAAAACGCCATCAGTTACTTCAAGTCGGACCTG GAGCGTGACCCGCTGAGAGTCATCCCTCTGAAGGAGATCCATAAAGTCCAGGAGTGTAAACAGAG TGACCTGATGATGAGAGACAACCTGTTTGAGATGGTCACCAGCTCCAGAACCTTCTATGTTCAG GCGGACAGTCCAGAGGACATGCACAGCTGGATTAAAGCCGTTTCTGGAGCGATCGTGGCTCAACGCGGCCCCGGGCGCTCGGCCAACACT GAGTGCAGTGACTCCTCCCCTTCCCCAACGTCCTGCTCCACCTTCCACTACTCCGTCGATGATGACCTTCTCTACCCCCCCCCAGCGGACCCTCAGCCTCACCCTGGACCCCCCCCAGGACCGGGATGGCGTCCTGGGCCTGTTGCCGTGGAGACTGAGCGGCGTCCAGGCATCGGTCCTGATGCCTCTACCGACGGCGCGGTGCCGCCTGTCACTGCAGGAGACACCGTCCAAGTGACACCACTGTACGACCGGTCGCCGTGGAAACCACGCAGCAAAGTGCAGCGGCCCGGCGACCTCGTAGACACCGACATGCAGATGACCCTGATCTGA
- the LOC115410590 gene encoding pleckstrin homology domain-containing family A member 1-like isoform X3, giving the protein MPYVDRQNRICGFLDIEENESSGRFLRRYFILDAQQGSLLWFMDNPQNLPKGAENVGSLNLTYISKVSDATKLRPKAEFCFVINAGMRKFYLQANDQQDLVEWISVLNNATKITVPKADEAPPTTEALQDTLGAVKQVSYRTEIIGGVPIITTTQEQGEGPEGAERGSLRRPHTQMPYFLSRGVQDQAFIKAGFCVKQGAVMKNWKRRYFILDENAISYFKSDLERDPLRVIPLKEIHKVQECKQSDLMMRDNLFEMVTSSRTFYVQADSPEDMHSWIKAVSGAIVAQRGPGRSANTVRQARRLSSPCIQRSAVTPPLPQRPAPPSTTPSMMTFSTPPQRTLSLTLDPPQDRDGVLGLLPWRLSGVQASVLMPLPTARCRLSLQETPSK; this is encoded by the exons ATGCCATACGTGGACCGACAGAATCGCATCTGCGGCTTCCTGGACATCGAGGAGAACGAGAGCAGCGGCAGGTTTCTACGGCGATACTTCATCCTGGACGCGCAGCAGGGCAGCCTGCTGTGGTTCATGGACAACCCGCAG aatcTGCCCAAAGGAGCTGAGAACGTTGGCTCTCTGAACCTCACCTACATCTCCAAG GTCAGCGATGCCACTAAGCTCCGCCCCAAGGCGGAGTTCTGCTTCG TGATAAACGCAGGAATGAGGAAGTTCTACCTGCAGGCAAACGACCAGCAGGACCTGGTGGAGTGGATCAGTGTCCTGAACAACGCAACAAAGATCACa GTTCCTAAGGCGGACGAGGCCCCGCCCACCACCGAGGCGCTCCAGGACACCCTGGGCGCCGTCAAACAGGTCTCCTACAGGACGGAGATCATCGGCGGCGtccccatcatcaccaccacGCAG GAGCAGGGGGAGGGGCCAGAGGGGGCGGAGCGTGGCAGTCTGAGGCGGCCTCACACCCAGATGCCCTACTTCCTGTCCAGAGGAGTCCAGGACCAGGCCTTCATCAAAGCCGGCTTCTGCGTCAAACAGGGAGCTGTG ATGAAGAACTGGAAGAGGCGGTACTTCATCCTGGACGAAAACGCCATCAGTTACTTCAAGTCGGACCTG GAGCGTGACCCGCTGAGAGTCATCCCTCTGAAGGAGATCCATAAAGTCCAGGAGTGTAAACAGAG TGACCTGATGATGAGAGACAACCTGTTTGAGATGGTCACCAGCTCCAGAACCTTCTATGTTCAG GCGGACAGTCCAGAGGACATGCACAGCTGGATTAAAGCCGTTTCTGGAGCGATCGTGGCTCAACGCGGCCCCGGGCGCTCGGCCAACACT GTCCGACAGGCCCGTCGACTCTCCAGTCCTTGTATACAGAG GAGTGCAGTGACTCCTCCCCTTCCCCAACGTCCTGCTCCACCTTCCACTACTCCGTCGATGATGACCTTCTCTACCCCCCCCCAGCGGACCCTCAGCCTCACCCTGGACCCCCCCCAGGACCGGGATGGCGTCCTGGGCCTGTTGCCGTGGAGACTGAGCGGCGTCCAGGCATCGGTCCTGATGCCTCTACCGACGGCGCGGTGCCGCCTGTCACTGCAGGAGACACCGTCCAAGTGA
- the LOC115410590 gene encoding pleckstrin homology domain-containing family A member 1-like isoform X2 yields the protein MPYVDRQNRICGFLDIEENESSGRFLRRYFILDAQQGSLLWFMDNPQNLPKGAENVGSLNLTYISKVSDATKLRPKAEFCFVINAGMRKFYLQANDQQDLVEWISVLNNATKITVPKADEAPPTTEALQDTLGAVKQVSYRTEIIGGVPIITTTQEQGEGPEGAERGSLRRPHTQMPYFLSRGVQDQAFIKAGFCVKQGAVMKNWKRRYFILDENAISYFKSDLERDPLRVIPLKEIHKVQECKQSDLMMRDNLFEMVTSSRTFYVQADSPEDMHSWIKAVSGAIVAQRGPGRSANTVRQARRLSSPCIQRYTPFCTGEGSTSAVTPPLPQRPAPPSTTPSMMTFSTPPQRTLSLTLDPPQDRDGVLGLLPWRLSGVQASVLMPLPTARCRLSLQETPSK from the exons ATGCCATACGTGGACCGACAGAATCGCATCTGCGGCTTCCTGGACATCGAGGAGAACGAGAGCAGCGGCAGGTTTCTACGGCGATACTTCATCCTGGACGCGCAGCAGGGCAGCCTGCTGTGGTTCATGGACAACCCGCAG aatcTGCCCAAAGGAGCTGAGAACGTTGGCTCTCTGAACCTCACCTACATCTCCAAG GTCAGCGATGCCACTAAGCTCCGCCCCAAGGCGGAGTTCTGCTTCG TGATAAACGCAGGAATGAGGAAGTTCTACCTGCAGGCAAACGACCAGCAGGACCTGGTGGAGTGGATCAGTGTCCTGAACAACGCAACAAAGATCACa GTTCCTAAGGCGGACGAGGCCCCGCCCACCACCGAGGCGCTCCAGGACACCCTGGGCGCCGTCAAACAGGTCTCCTACAGGACGGAGATCATCGGCGGCGtccccatcatcaccaccacGCAG GAGCAGGGGGAGGGGCCAGAGGGGGCGGAGCGTGGCAGTCTGAGGCGGCCTCACACCCAGATGCCCTACTTCCTGTCCAGAGGAGTCCAGGACCAGGCCTTCATCAAAGCCGGCTTCTGCGTCAAACAGGGAGCTGTG ATGAAGAACTGGAAGAGGCGGTACTTCATCCTGGACGAAAACGCCATCAGTTACTTCAAGTCGGACCTG GAGCGTGACCCGCTGAGAGTCATCCCTCTGAAGGAGATCCATAAAGTCCAGGAGTGTAAACAGAG TGACCTGATGATGAGAGACAACCTGTTTGAGATGGTCACCAGCTCCAGAACCTTCTATGTTCAG GCGGACAGTCCAGAGGACATGCACAGCTGGATTAAAGCCGTTTCTGGAGCGATCGTGGCTCAACGCGGCCCCGGGCGCTCGGCCAACACT GTCCGACAGGCCCGTCGACTCTCCAGTCCTTGTATACAGAGGTATACGCCCTTCTGCACGGGTGAAGGCAGCAC GAGTGCAGTGACTCCTCCCCTTCCCCAACGTCCTGCTCCACCTTCCACTACTCCGTCGATGATGACCTTCTCTACCCCCCCCCAGCGGACCCTCAGCCTCACCCTGGACCCCCCCCAGGACCGGGATGGCGTCCTGGGCCTGTTGCCGTGGAGACTGAGCGGCGTCCAGGCATCGGTCCTGATGCCTCTACCGACGGCGCGGTGCCGCCTGTCACTGCAGGAGACACCGTCCAAGTGA
- the LOC115410590 gene encoding pleckstrin homology domain-containing family A member 1-like isoform X5 gives MPYVDRQNRICGFLDIEENESSGRFLRRYFILDAQQGSLLWFMDNPQNLPKGAENVGSLNLTYISKVSDATKLRPKAEFCFVINAGMRKFYLQANDQQDLVEWISVLNNATKITVPKADEAPPTTEALQDTLGAVKQVSYRTEIIGGVPIITTTQEQGEGPEGAERGSLRRPHTQMPYFLSRGVQDQAFIKAGFCVKQGAVMKNWKRRYFILDENAISYFKSDLERDPLRVIPLKEIHKVQECKQSDLMMRDNLFEMVTSSRTFYVQADSPEDMHSWIKAVSGAIVAQRGPGRSANTRVRCDSDVLTPPK, from the exons ATGCCATACGTGGACCGACAGAATCGCATCTGCGGCTTCCTGGACATCGAGGAGAACGAGAGCAGCGGCAGGTTTCTACGGCGATACTTCATCCTGGACGCGCAGCAGGGCAGCCTGCTGTGGTTCATGGACAACCCGCAG aatcTGCCCAAAGGAGCTGAGAACGTTGGCTCTCTGAACCTCACCTACATCTCCAAG GTCAGCGATGCCACTAAGCTCCGCCCCAAGGCGGAGTTCTGCTTCG TGATAAACGCAGGAATGAGGAAGTTCTACCTGCAGGCAAACGACCAGCAGGACCTGGTGGAGTGGATCAGTGTCCTGAACAACGCAACAAAGATCACa GTTCCTAAGGCGGACGAGGCCCCGCCCACCACCGAGGCGCTCCAGGACACCCTGGGCGCCGTCAAACAGGTCTCCTACAGGACGGAGATCATCGGCGGCGtccccatcatcaccaccacGCAG GAGCAGGGGGAGGGGCCAGAGGGGGCGGAGCGTGGCAGTCTGAGGCGGCCTCACACCCAGATGCCCTACTTCCTGTCCAGAGGAGTCCAGGACCAGGCCTTCATCAAAGCCGGCTTCTGCGTCAAACAGGGAGCTGTG ATGAAGAACTGGAAGAGGCGGTACTTCATCCTGGACGAAAACGCCATCAGTTACTTCAAGTCGGACCTG GAGCGTGACCCGCTGAGAGTCATCCCTCTGAAGGAGATCCATAAAGTCCAGGAGTGTAAACAGAG TGACCTGATGATGAGAGACAACCTGTTTGAGATGGTCACCAGCTCCAGAACCTTCTATGTTCAG GCGGACAGTCCAGAGGACATGCACAGCTGGATTAAAGCCGTTTCTGGAGCGATCGTGGCTCAACGCGGCCCCGGGCGCTCGGCCAACACT agagTGAGGTGTGACAGTGACGTACTAACCCCCCCCAAATGA
- the LOC115410053 gene encoding nuclear factor 7, brain-like, translating into MSRRCEEDLTCPTCMGIFKDPVLLSCGHSFCKSCLHRWWTVKRTRECPVCRTQSQSRNPPPNLALKNLCESFVLERDQKASEAEEGLQELKDKLKTLKDRLKVLKEARQEYDRVTEHIKNQVRSTEKQIKTQFKKLHRFLEEEEESRIRALRDEEERKTQGVKDKMEALSREVAALSETVRAVEDELGDGDASLLLQSKAAVDRMQRRPLLDPLQLRSAALIDQASHLGNLAFNVWVKMKDAVSYSPVVLDPNSAGSLLSMSEDLTRITEADLQLVPDTADRLTFFSVLGSEGLDSGSHSWDVQVGDSRCWGLGLMTKSGPGQDLRESESWRLVNGLFGLTAFSPSYEATKLPEMQNLQRVRVHLDWDAGRLTFTDPDTDTQIHAIAHTFTDKLFPYFYNWDERSVRILPGSVSVHVRGHV; encoded by the coding sequence ATGTCCAGACGATGTGAGGAGGACTTGACGTGTCCCACCTGCATGGGCATCTTCAAAGACCCGGTCCTCCTGTCGTGCGGTCACAGCTTCTGTAAGAGCTGTCTGCACCGCTGGTGGACGGTCAAACGGACCCGCGAGTGTCCGGTGTGCAGAACCCAGTCCCAGTCCAGGAACCCGCCACCGAACCTGGCCCTGAAGAACCTGTGCGAGAGCTTCGTCCTGGAGCGAGACCAGAAGGCGTCGGAGGCTGAGGAGGGTCTGCAGGAGCTGAAGGACAAGCTGAAGACCCTGAAAGACCGGCTGAAGGTCCTGAAGGAGGCCAGGCAGGAGTACGACCGGGTGACGGAACACATCAAGAACCAGGTGAGGAGCACGGAGAAGCAGATCAAGACCCAGTTCAAGAAGCTCCACCGGttcctggaggaggaggaggagtcccGGATCCGAGCCCTGAGGGACGAGGAGGAGCGCAAGACCCAGGGGGTGAAGGACAAGATGGAGGCGCTGAGCAGGGAGGTGGCGGCGCTGTCCGAGACCGTCCGGGCCGTAGAGGACGAGCTGGGGGACGGAGACGCGTCCCTCCTGCTCCAGTCCAAAGCGGCGGTGGACAGGATGCAGCGGCGCCCCCTGCTGGACCCCCTGCAGCTGCGCTCCGCCGCCCTCATCGACCAGGCCTCGCACCTGGGCAACCTGGCCTTCAACGTCTGGGTCAAGATGAAGGACGCCGTGTCCTACAGCCCCGTGGTTCTGGACCCCAACTCGGCCGGGTCTCTGCTCAGCATGTCCGAAGACCTGACCCGGATCACAGAGGCCGACCTGCAGCTGGTCCCGGACACCGCTGACCGCCTCACCTTCTTCTCCGTCCTGGGCTCCGAGGGCCTGGACTCCGGCTCTCACAGCTGGGACGTCCAGGTCGGGGACAGTCGGTGCTGGGGACTGGGTCTGATGACCAAGTCCGGACCGGGTCAGGACCTGCGGGAATCCGAGTCCTGGAGGCTGGTCAACGGCTTGTTTGGACTCACGGCGTTCTCGCCGTCGTATGAAGCCACCAAACTCCCCGAGATGCAGAACCTGCAGAGGGTCCGGGTCCATCTGGACTGGGACGCCGGACGCTTGACCTTTACTGACCCCGACACCGACACACAAATACACGCCATCGCACACACCTTCACCGACAAACTGTTCCCGTACTTTTACAACTGGGACGAACGCAGCGTGAGGATCCTCCCAGGAAGTGTTTCTGTCCACGTCCGAGGACACGTTTAa